One Parasteatoda tepidariorum isolate YZ-2023 chromosome 1, CAS_Ptep_4.0, whole genome shotgun sequence genomic window, TATCTTAACACCACAGCTTtcctcttttaaaattatttaaccctTGTTATTAATCTTACAAAGACAAGTGttcaatagaaatttaattgaatagaaattttgctcaacagaaatttaaattttttttttttcaaaaagaaaaaaaaattcaaaacctaTTActgtttattgtaaaatattttaaaattcttttaaatttttttagctcgatcctaaatatatattatgtaagtttatcaatattttcttctatCCACCACATAATtggaaaaaacatgtttaacaGTAGAAGTAAACAATATGTCTAGAAACCCTTTGcataagtaatataataaatgaaagttatgattaaaaaaaataagtacatataCGAATACTTATTCTTAcagaacaataaatattaagtaattgtGTTACACTGCAAAATTATCAATAGTtactttacaattaattaacagcctcaaatagttatttttctgcACACAAAATTAGTTCCTCTTATTTAtaaccattcattttttttcctactcgtaagatatgaatataaaaatctgTTATATACAGAATGATAATGCTTAATATTcagactattaaaaaaaagacaagaaCTGTTTAATTTCCTTGAGCTATTtagcatgattttaaaatttcattagttcAATTGTATGcgtttcaatattataaaatatatttttaaatactaaaaaattatggttttacaTTATATGttttagtaacatatatatgaCTTTTCAttaagattatttcaaaatgtagctttgagcaatataataataaatcataatttcaattctttttttctttctttcttttttttggaaaaacacCTTAATTTCCGTACAGGAAATAAGATTTCTCTGTGTATTGTGCTATTATAATATAactgtataatattataaagtacCTATCTGAagataatagtaaataataatttgaagaaaaacaaatgtcATGTTTGAAAAAGTGTAGTTTATTGCCATATTTTCTTGAATCTTTAAtgtgaattataataaatattgctttgcATGTGAATAAAAGTTATTGTATTAAATGTCTTTCTTCCTTTTCTCATTAAGACCCATTTTAAGGTATGGTAAACCTTTAATTACCTTTGTTAATTTATGACTAACACTGTCTACTTACTGttgtattttaacttttcaatttatttttatcattatatggTGTTacattaagtaatttataatttttatttgtatgtaacACGACTTTAGTATGTCCTATCAATgccagttttttaattaaattttaggcattttattttgcagtagttttatttgaaaattttgtaatgttaaGAATTGTATGTGAGTCTCAAGAAAGTTAGTCTCAatctaagttaaaaaattttgtcagtcagcaaaacaattttgtttacaaaaattaatcagttttATTATCAAACTAAACTACAGAAGAAAAAGCTTATACATATATAATGAAACAACCTTTTTCACAATTAAGCTAATGAGTAAAAAGATATTCGCATTTCAAACactgtacatttttatattaaattattttaatggggAAAATATGTTGTGAGTAATTTAGTATACTCTTCTGTCTATATTTGTAAATGATCTCTCAAATTGCTTAAGGTAGttatataattctatttatagatGTTATTTCacatctaaatttattttttctatttactttaatattaataatttaaaaatgaaaaatttctgttaatttaTACATCAAGATTTGCAATTGACATTAAAtgtgttatttcttatttcataattttttcagagctttaaatagttttatattaatgcagatagttttatattgattttataaaactgaaaaatgtgtGCATTGAAATATGTAATTGACAGGAAATGTTATtccttattttgaattttttctgtgttttctgtaatacttaaatttgtatatagATATTGATAGTAATGGTTTTATAGTGCtttagttagttttattttgttagaaatggctttataaacatttagatagttttatataatgtaaaactgaaaaatgcttATCTGTGtgtattaaaatatgtgtttcaTTAAATGTATGCATTACTATGCTATAacattaaatactatttttttactttttttctgtgattttgattttagattgttttatattaatagatatAGTTTTATAGTGCTTtagattgttttatattaatagatatAGTTTTATAGTgctttagataattttatattcatgatctaaaactgaaaaatgtttgcgtgtattaaaatatgcatttgactataaatattattgattatttcttttttttttttttcctgtacgTCAGTTCCTTGCTATAAACGATGTAAAGAAATAGAATTAGCTGAGCATCATGAGGAACTTCTTGAAACTGAAGATGAAGATGGAGGCTGGGTTGATACTCATCACTACTCTGGTAATTacttgaaaatcataaaaaaattttcattatttaatagtttttacataaTCTATCAATGAAATcctttatttagcaaatatatatgaGTTTTATATCCTTTGTCATGAAAATCAATTCCTTTAATATAAAGTCCACTTTAtgtataattgataaattagttTCTATAATCTTTGGCTTCCCTTCTAATGTATAAGTTACAGTTAAACTGTTACTCTTTCTAgggcatttatttttatttttgatcctataatttaattaatatttatatgtgtaTCATTATTTCTTGCAGATAGCTCTGCTGCTGCGCTTGCAGATCAAGTTCAAGAGATGACTGTTCAACCTAAtgtaagaaattagtttttgaaatttccatcttcaaataatttattaaagatatgttgatttaaaaacattttgagcaTACTTTATTCCTTGGTGTTAAGGTAACTGCTCCAAATCTAATGAATAAAGTTGTTGCTGATGCTGATAGTGATGAGGATGAAGATGATGATGAAGAAGCTCTGGATATGGATGATTTCATGCAAGGTGGAATGATTGAAAACAATGATAAGGTttgtggataatttttttttttttttaatttattgttttgtatcTAAAGGTAtactacaaaatttgaattattatgatCTCTAATTAATTGATTTCTCAACTTTAATTGATTCATTTAATTGATttctcaaactttaaaaaacatttttaaaaaattgactattattttaacaaaatgtttgttttaacttgttttttgaACAGGGAAATCCTAGAATTGTcggggaattttattttaactccaaaAGTCAGAGGAAGTtgcaattttcttacaaaaacctggaaaattcctACATTATACCTGAAAAATaaccagtcttaaaattgtcTGTCATCAGTTTGAGAttcaacttaaataattaattacaataatctattaattacaataatctattacaattatttattgttaaaatttcacatttaagtaaaactgaaatgttttcatcctcattttatgatatttattttacacagaaaatctaatacttagcattacaaataaaagaatcaaaagttttctgatgaaaaattccgtggtgtaaataaatatggtatggattttcattgaaatttacctgaTACACCTGGAATAGtcggggaattttttttctgaaattgagtggaaGCCCTGtaaattaaatgcctattactattcaaaattatcagtaaacataatacataacatttaaagttcatttaatgtcaattataactggaaaatattgcagttttttctattttgatgactataaaaactccctatgtgtaaaatatttagtacattatgcaacaattttcatgaaatttatattatttcgtaaaatcttctggattttttcctatccatgttggcagtCATATACAtgccataaatatatttttccataatttaaacatcgtattaaaatatatttaatgttacgttttttttttttttaatctttatagcATGTTTTTTTAGAACATTCGTTTGTGGCTTTGTGAGTATTTGCATAATCATTAATGAAGCATGACAAATTTTAACCTATTTCCATATCTTACCTACTCTTGACCTAAGTACTTAACTTTGAATCTGATTAATTCATCGTTGACGCCATCTTGACTTTACTAATAAAGAAGTTCTTGGTAATAGATGGTCTATATTGTATGACTAAGATTTAGgaaatttcaactaaataacttttgtttatgaaacatttctaaatctaatgtataaatatatatatatattgttttttaaattaggcTACATTGGACTTGGCGACTGCTACAAATCCTGAAACTGATACTAACAATGCAGCAAGTAATGAAGCTGGAATAGTGCCAACACGCAcctatgatttaaatattacatatgaCAAGTACTATCAGACACCCAGGTTATGGCTCTTTGGTTATGATGAGGTtagtatttaaagttataaagcAAAACATTTGTTATGTAGTTTCCCATAAAAACTTCTAACTTTTATctgctaaattaattttaggttttaaacaaatgggcaaacattttcttttatcataccAATTTCatgaatgtatttaatataataattattccaaagaatttttttaaaaaatctatatgtaACTGTTAAGtagattatttgtaattttatgatgTGTGTCAACTGTGTGTGTCGTTCTAAAATAATGAcaagaaaactttattaaatatatttagcatcCAACATGACCATTTAGTAAGGAGGATACTTTTGATTCCTTTAAAGGTTGATATTTGTAACTGGCCATCAGCTATATCACTGAAATCCAGTGCGTCTTCCAATTTGGAATACCTGACAAAGTCAAGGAAAGTAGTGTGTcaggaaatagtttttttttttaagtgaaatagattaaatttttttgtagattttgtaaaattcttgaaatatttgagaacttcttagttttgatttatgaaattttgtctATTTAATGTGTGTGGTTTGCATTCACTTAGAATTACTTAGCACACTAATTTTACTAacaaaagagaataaaataatcaattttgacTGGCTTTATAAAGCGTGTCAAGAGAATACTGTTAAAAAAcgtttattgttttgaaaattttcatctctgtaaaatttacaaaatctaatgtataattaaattagatttttaaaaaattccttcatgacaacctaaaaaaaaaatctcactttgGTAAATTAACTTCTTTCAGAAAATTGACCAactattatcaattattttgatttgttaacagaaaaagtttttgaaaagtctttaccactttaaattatttttatctagcTATAACTGAACAGTTGTTAAAACATGAAGGTTTAATCAAAATTGCTGTTTGTAAGcatgaaaataaagtattactaTCCAGGTgctcaataaaagttaaaatttatttcactgtgttaaaaagcttattttgcatgattattcttttctttttattatttttcattcttccttttaatttttcatccaTGATTGCTattcattccttttttattaaaactgaataaatcaCAAGTCGTTAGAATATATTTGAATagtattttatacttaaatctATGTAGTCCAAATTCCCTCACCTTCATGGAGCTggcatcaaaaaagaaaaaagaagaccTCGCTTCCTGGCTCGTACCCCCCAAACATCACTGGTACCAGAGCACCAGTCCAGGAGGTGCACTCAACATTCGGTGCAACCGCAAGGACCAGACTGCACTTACCAGGCTTATCAGCGGCCACCTTAAGTCCCTTTCTTTTGAGGGTAGTATTAAAATCTACCCTAACTGCCCCAGGTGCCACAACATGCAGGCTTACCCCCAACATATCCGGGACTGTCTTGGTCTGGACAAAAGGGACATTCTTAATAACACACTTATGGTGGCCGACTTCCTCCGGGTGGTGAATTTCATGGACATTGTTTAGCCCTGCTAATTTTGGGGAtaaggaagaagaagaagatgtattttctgtataaaaaaaaattaaacaaagtaaaacttacttaaaattttgattaaggtaaattttatttttggaatagtttgaaagtaataaaaacattttttaatgtccttgtaaagaaattttcagtaatatttttatttttaaaaaaaactcagagCTGGAGGTTCTAGTCTTCTGGATACTCAGTGAAACTTCTTTATATTTAGAGCAAAGTGACTGAGAGAATTACTCTATCGAATCAGGAATGGCAACATAGGATTTAGCGtgaatgaaacaattttactaAAACCTTGTCTCCATgttttagatatatatattagatatataaaaataatttcaaccaCTATAAAGCATTTTCATGCCGTTTTCCAATTGAATATGAACAccggttttttttcctttgaatctatgttgataaaattaatgctacattaaaaacttataattctttaatatttaattataaaaaagaacacaCATGAGTAATTAAAACAGCAAATGAAAGAATCTATTTGATGGTTTGTATATAACAGCATCTTCTGTTAGTCATTGCAATGACAATTCacaatttctcttttttgtttctttgctGTGCTATAACCCCATAATTCATGACACAACAATTGAAACACTCTGTAAATCATAATTGCTTATCCACACATGATTTTTGAGCAAAAGAACTTTCgctcaaaataacatttttacaatttcaattctacttcaaaataaatcagaTACTTTCTTTCTTAAATCTGTGATTTCATTTCAACAGTCACAATAAATGAGCTTGACTGCATATTACTTTGTTAAAGTTGTTTATTGAGATTATAGGTGGAATGCTTTTAAACATACTAATCAAAGTTATTCTGTAGAATCGGAAACCCTTGACAATTGAAGAAATGTACGAAGACATTAGTCAAGACCATGCAAAGAAAACTGTTACCATGGAAAGTCATCCTCATCTACCTGGTCCCCCCAGAGCATCAGTTCATCCTTGCAGGTACTGTtcattttcattcctttttacgttttaagttcatttatgaagaggaaaaaatattgcagtttttaatatatttacaatatactATATAATTTCCTTTGTTGCCTCTACTACTGGTGCCCATAGGACTCTACCTTATTAGAATTCATATAACATacagtgttttaaataaacttcatCAAAAACCTTGCTTTTGCAATTGCTTCCAACTTAGTAATAACATGAGATGTctttattatacttaatttcAAAGGGCACATGtgtataaattcaattataaaaaatattgtcatgcgtgttttttttcccccgtcgttgaacagccgacccagtgtTGGGTTGACGACTACTAatgatcaactccgtagccttgtaattatgaaccactccagaagacaaggaaactcctggatcagtatccccagaggatCAGtatctcttggacatgggtccagtaccctaccaaccaggctatcccggcatggtttttaaaaaaatgtgcatgcatattaaattcaaacttgaaacaaaattatcagaTTGAACTTTCCAGTAGACCTAGTATGAGGTTACACAAATGATTATTtggtgaaattttgtttttctagaagTTACATGAAGATAGCTCGAATCCTGTtggttttttatgttttttgcaTAGTACTAAAGCCTTCTGTTTTGTtctgtaatgtttttattattattggaaatagatttttttgacataaatttctattgttactttaaattgcTTGTACagaattatgatatttaaataatatatttaaaatctaagtcTAAAATAGTGACAATCCTTGGTGGGAAATCTAAGATTGATTAATGAAAGATTTCCCTACGGTTTCCGTGTACCTAATTCAGTATGAAGGcttaaaacatgcatttttaattatgcatgGTAAATAgagttgaaaaacaaaaaatttttttttagttaaaccaggttttttagatttaaaccttttccttttttcaaagcattatgttgaataatattttatacagacTCTCACACGCACACATATATATAAgccattaattgaaattaactaAACTGTTCTAAagtatttcagaatatttaacaattccttttaactattaattaatattttcaatagacAATTCAAAACTATCCACCTTTGTTTCTGGAATATATTACTTTACAATTCCTTTTTTcatgaactatttaaaatttattttaccatagtAATATAAAAAGTGATCCCTGCTTGTctgtaatataaaaatgctatacctcaatattatttaattaatattattactttgttGTATACAactcataatattaattaagtttattgaaatatacatttcttGTTTGTTACTACTCCATAGAATCgacaaaaatgttaatatatttaatgcaatttatcatctatgttttatatatagactttcaagtaattaaaaaagtacttgaaaATAAGGGAAtgatgaaaatgtataaaaatgacaTGGATTACATATAAacagtaaaagtaaatttttgactgatagtttaataataaataaattatatattacttttttttcttacattttaagataagaGCTTTAAGTTTACTAATATCAGAATTCGTAGTTGTcctgaaattttaatagtaaataaagtataaattactttttttcttacattttaagatacgagctttaaatttactaatatcaGAATTCGTAGTTGTcctgaaatttttgatttttctgttaaaaaatattttatccttatTTGTTCTTTAGTTTTTTGTCCATATATTTCTGATTTGTGTGTGTTCAGAACGTctaattttcaatgaatactAATGCACTTCTTAAAATAATCGGCttgaataatcaaaaaaatcttgGAACTTTCATcgaatatctttttatttcaattaatggttcacccaaaaaattacttttaaacacaAATGCTAAGACTCATCTTCactgtgttttcttttttaaattattgaa contains:
- the LOC107440124 gene encoding ubiquitin-like-conjugating enzyme ATG3; this encodes MQSLVNNVKGKALNVAEFFTPILKESKFKETGVLTPDEFVYAGDHLVHHYPTWQWAKGDEANLKPYLPPEKQFLVTRNVPCYKRCKEIELAEHHEELLETEDEDGGWVDTHHYSDSSAAALADQVQEMTVQPNVTAPNLMNKVVADADSDEDEDDDEEALDMDDFMQGGMIENNDKATLDLATATNPETDTNNAASNEAGIVPTRTYDLNITYDKYYQTPRLWLFGYDENRKPLTIEEMYEDISQDHAKKTVTMESHPHLPGPPRASVHPCRHAEVMKKIIHTVTEGGGELGVHMYIIIFLKFMQAVIPTIEYDYTQNFSLE